A portion of the Clostridium gelidum genome contains these proteins:
- the scfB gene encoding thioether cross-link-forming SCIFF peptide maturase: MSLIHKFKQGENYFVLDVNTGAVHVVDELVYDILGEDKLKNKKEVLEELKDKYNLEELSEAYDEIQQLAEEGILYSEDQYEEIAHSSMDDRDYIKAICLNVIHGCNLRCKYCFADEGEYHGHGGVMNLETAKKAIDYVIKRSGPRKNIEIDLFGGEPTLMMDTIKEIVQYARDNEEKWKKNIRFTMTTNATLLTPDMMDYMDKEMGNIILSLDGRKEVNDSVRIKPDKSGSYDDIVPNIKEMIKRRAKGKTYYVRGTFTRGNIDFYEDVMAMVNEGFKELSIEPVVLESGHPLSLREEDIDTIFDNYDKLYEEMVKRKREGNEEFKFYHFNIDLDGGPCVYKRISGCGAGFEYVAITPQGDVYPCHQFVGNEEFKLGSIYDDTYDTELAKKFKKSHIYNKPKCRDCWAKFYCSGGCQANNFNFNGDMNIPYEIGCKMQKKRIECAIALKCEEN, translated from the coding sequence AGTCTATGATATATTAGGTGAGGATAAATTAAAGAATAAGAAAGAAGTTCTAGAAGAACTTAAGGATAAATATAATTTAGAAGAACTTTCAGAAGCTTATGATGAAATTCAACAATTAGCAGAAGAAGGTATTCTTTACTCAGAAGATCAATATGAAGAAATAGCACATAGTTCAATGGATGATAGAGATTACATAAAGGCTATTTGCTTAAATGTAATTCATGGATGCAATTTAAGATGTAAATATTGTTTTGCAGATGAAGGTGAATATCATGGACATGGTGGGGTAATGAACCTAGAAACCGCTAAAAAAGCAATTGATTATGTTATTAAAAGAAGTGGTCCAAGAAAGAATATAGAAATTGATTTATTTGGTGGAGAGCCAACTTTAATGATGGATACTATAAAAGAAATAGTACAATATGCAAGAGATAATGAAGAAAAGTGGAAGAAGAATATAAGATTTACTATGACTACTAATGCTACTCTTTTAACTCCAGACATGATGGATTATATGGATAAGGAAATGGGAAATATAATTTTATCATTAGATGGAAGAAAAGAAGTTAATGATAGTGTTAGAATTAAGCCAGATAAGAGTGGTTCTTATGATGATATTGTACCTAATATAAAAGAAATGATTAAAAGAAGAGCTAAGGGAAAAACTTATTATGTTAGAGGAACTTTTACAAGAGGAAATATAGATTTTTATGAAGATGTAATGGCTATGGTAAATGAAGGCTTTAAAGAATTATCAATAGAACCTGTTGTTTTAGAAAGTGGACATCCTCTTTCTCTTAGAGAAGAAGATATTGATACAATTTTTGATAATTATGATAAGTTATATGAAGAAATGGTAAAAAGAAAAAGAGAAGGAAATGAAGAATTTAAATTCTATCATTTTAATATAGATCTTGACGGCGGACCATGTGTTTATAAGAGAATTTCAGGTTGTGGAGCTGGCTTTGAATATGTAGCAATAACTCCACAAGGAGATGTATATCCATGTCATCAATTTGTTGGAAATGAAGAATTTAAATTAGGAAGTATTTATGATGATACTTACGATACAGAACTTGCTAAGAAATTTAAAAAGTCGCACATATACAATAAACCTAAGTGCAGAGATTGTTGGGCAAAATTCTATTGTAGTGGTGGATGCCAAGCAAATAATTTTAATTTCAATGGAGATATGAATATTCCTTATGAAATTGGATGCAAAATGCAAAAGAAGAGAATTGAATGTGCAATTGCATTAAAATGTGAAGAAAATTAA